One genomic window of Struthio camelus isolate bStrCam1 chromosome 1, bStrCam1.hap1, whole genome shotgun sequence includes the following:
- the YARS2 gene encoding tyrosine--tRNA ligase, mitochondrial yields the protein MAAPTLRWRCGRAAGLWRGLRRVHQQPQRARSAKGLLAAQCERGLFQDVFPAQSAEEQLPGLLAPGRPPLTAYCGFDPTADSLHVGHLLAVMALLHFQRAGHHVIAVVGGATARLGDPSGRAKAREPLPAERVRAHARGLRAGLQRLFDNHRQLFWAGGAPLGRAELLDNARWLGRQPLLDFACGAGGRLRMGTLLSRQGCQARLRSAEGMSLAEFLYPALQAYDFLHLHRHHGCRVQLGGADQMGNIMSGYELVTKVTGEDVFGITVPLITSTTGDKLGKTAGNAVWLNRDKTSPFELYQFFVRQQDNIVEKYLKLFTFLPLEEIDHIMEMHAKEPEKWGPQKRLAAEVTKLVHGREGLESAKRCTKALYYSSVEALEAMSDQELQELFRQAHFAELMLEPGMNVLDLCRKANAIPNGPSGYQKITDGGVSINGIRETNPETVLVLGQHILKNGVSLLRIGKKNYYIIKWLQL from the exons atggcggcgcccacgCTGCGCTGGCgctgcggccgggcggcggggctgtgGCGCGGCTTGCGCCGGGTCCACCAGCAGCCGCAGCGGGCCAGGAGCGCCAAGGGGCTGCTGGCGGCGCAGTGCGAGCGCGGCCTCTTCCAGGACGTGTTCCCGGCGCAGAGCGCGGAGGAGCAGCTGCCGGGCCTGctggcgccgggccggccgccgctgACGGCCTACTGCGGCTTCGACCCCACGGCCGACTCGCTGCACGTGGGCCACCTGCTGGCCGTCATGGCGCTGCTGCACTTCCAGCGCGCCGGCCACCACGTCATCGCCGTGGTGGGCGGGGCCACGGCGCGGCTGGGCGACCCGAGCGGCCGCGCCAAGGCGCGCGAGCCGCTGCCGGCCGAGCGGGTGCGGGCGCACGCGCGGGGCCTGCGCGCCGGCCTCCAACGCCTCTTCGACAACCACCGGCAGCTCTTctgggcgggcggcgcgccgcTGGGCCGCGCCGAGCTGCTCGACAACGCCCGGTGGCTGGGCCGGCAGCCGCTGCTCGACTTCGCctgcggcgccggcgggcggctcCGCATGGGCACGCTGCTGAGCCGGCAGGGCTGCCAGGCGCGGCTGCGCAGCGCCGAGGGCATGAGCCTGGCCGAGTTCCTCTACCCGGCGCTGCAGGCCTACGACTTCCTCCACCTCCACCGCCACCACGGCTGCCGCGTCCAGCTCGGCGGCGCCGACCAGATGGGCAACATCATGTCCGGCTACGAGCTCGTCACCAA ggtGACAGGAGAAGATGTGTTTGGAATTACGGTACCTCTTATTACCAGTACCACTGGAGATAAACTGGGAAAGACTGCTGGTAATGCAGTTTGGCTGAACAGGGATAAGACTTCTCCATTTGAGCTATATCAGTTTTTTGTCAGACAACAGGATAACATAGTTGAAAA ATACCTGAAACTCTTCACCTTCCTTCCTCTTGAGGAGATTGACCACATCATGGAAATGCATGCTAAGGAACCGGAAAAATGGGGCCCTCAGAAACGACTTGCTGCAGAAGTAACTAAGCTTGTTCACGGTAGAGAGGGGCTGGAATCTGCTAAGAG GTGTACTAAAGCCCTTTATTACAGCAGTGTGGAGGCATTAGAAGCTATGTCTGACCAAGAGTTACAGGAACTTTTTAGACAAGCTCATTTTGCTGAACTGATGCTGGAACCTGGAATGAATGTGCTCGACTTGTGTCGCAAGGCAAATGCCATTCCAAATGGACCTAGTGG GTACCAGAAAATTACAGATGGTGGAGTTTCAATAAATGGGATTCGAGAAACTAATCCTGAGACTGTTCTTGTTCTTGGACAGCATATTCTCAAGAATGGAGTATCATTACTTAGGattggaaagaaaaattactaCATTATAAAATGGCTGCAGTTGTGA